The following proteins are encoded in a genomic region of Natrinema sp. DC36:
- the psmA gene encoding archaeal proteasome endopeptidase complex subunit alpha, producing the protein MQGQSNQQAYDRGITIFSPDGRLYQVEYAREAVKRGTASVGLRTPDGVVLAANRQVSSPLMERESVEKIHKTDDHIGVASAGHVADARQLVDLARRRAQGEQLRYGQQIGVETLTRAVTDHIQEYTQTGGARPFGVALLVGGIDAGEPKLFETDPSGTDYEWKAAAIGGDRDTIQGYLEENYREDLDVDGGIELAVSALSEPEDGVVNAEDVDVATITTEDESFHSVETDHLESILAEIDETEEETDE; encoded by the coding sequence ATGCAAGGACAATCCAATCAGCAGGCGTACGATCGGGGGATCACCATCTTCTCCCCGGACGGACGTCTCTATCAGGTCGAGTACGCCCGCGAGGCCGTCAAACGCGGAACCGCGAGCGTCGGTCTCCGCACGCCCGACGGCGTGGTCCTCGCCGCGAATCGACAGGTTAGCTCGCCGCTCATGGAGCGCGAGAGCGTCGAAAAGATCCACAAGACCGACGACCACATCGGCGTCGCGAGCGCCGGCCACGTCGCCGACGCGCGCCAGCTCGTCGACCTCGCCCGTCGTCGCGCGCAGGGCGAACAGCTCCGCTACGGGCAGCAGATCGGCGTCGAGACGCTGACGCGAGCGGTCACGGATCACATTCAGGAGTACACGCAGACGGGCGGCGCTCGCCCGTTCGGCGTCGCCCTCCTCGTCGGCGGAATCGACGCCGGCGAGCCGAAACTGTTCGAGACCGACCCCTCGGGGACGGACTACGAGTGGAAGGCGGCGGCCATCGGCGGCGACCGCGACACCATTCAGGGCTACCTCGAGGAGAATTACCGCGAAGACCTCGACGTCGACGGCGGCATCGAACTCGCCGTGAGCGCGCTCAGCGAACCCGAAGACGGGGTCGTCAATGCCGAAGACGTCGACGTCGCGACGATCACGACCGAGGACGAGTCGTTCCACTCGGTCGAGACCGACCATCTCGAGTCGATCCTCGCGGAGATCGACGAGACGGAGGAGGAGACCGATGAATAA
- the psmB gene encoding archaeal proteasome endopeptidase complex subunit beta → MNNWTQPSTPQGNDDPSPYEPELGSLPDGNQSDDYGENVNSTGTTTIGITTDDGVVIATDMRASLGGRFVSNKDVQKVEQIHPTGALTLVGSVGGAQSFIRTLRAEVNLYESRRGETMPIEALATLAGNFARGGPFRAINPILGGVDSEGSHVYSIDPAGGVMADDYTVTGSGMQLAYGLLENEYADDLSLDEAQTVAARAIKSAVERDTGSGNGVFLAEVTDEGVDIQGHNDFDAVI, encoded by the coding sequence ATGAATAACTGGACCCAGCCGTCGACGCCGCAGGGCAACGACGACCCGTCGCCGTACGAACCCGAACTGGGCTCGCTCCCCGACGGCAACCAGAGCGACGACTACGGCGAGAACGTCAACTCCACGGGAACGACGACGATCGGCATCACGACCGACGACGGCGTCGTCATCGCGACGGACATGCGCGCCAGCCTCGGCGGGCGGTTCGTCTCGAACAAGGACGTCCAGAAGGTCGAGCAGATCCACCCCACCGGCGCGCTGACGCTGGTCGGCTCGGTCGGCGGCGCACAGTCGTTCATCCGAACGCTGCGCGCTGAGGTCAACCTCTACGAATCCCGTCGCGGCGAGACGATGCCGATCGAGGCGCTCGCGACGCTCGCGGGCAACTTCGCCCGCGGCGGCCCGTTCCGAGCGATCAATCCCATCCTCGGCGGCGTCGATAGCGAGGGCAGCCACGTCTACAGTATCGACCCCGCCGGCGGCGTGATGGCCGACGACTACACGGTCACCGGCAGCGGGATGCAGCTAGCATACGGCCTCCTCGAGAACGAGTACGCCGACGACCTCTCGCTCGACGAGGCACAGACGGTCGCGGCTCGAGCCATCAAGAGCGCCGTCGAGCGCGACACCGGCTCCGGCAACGGCGTCTTCCTCGCCGAGGTCACGGACGAGGGCGTCGACATCCAGGGCCACAACGACTTCGACGCGGTTATCTAG